One Candidatus Binatia bacterium DNA window includes the following coding sequences:
- a CDS encoding YdcH family protein, with translation MDTHDEELVKQLAPEHPGLRRSYERHAKLKAEVEELSARPHLTTDEELHRRELQKEKLAEKDRLMRMLGEARRGEASSEA, from the coding sequence ATGGACACACATGACGAAGAACTGGTGAAGCAACTGGCTCCGGAACACCCCGGGCTTCGCAGGTCGTACGAGCGACACGCCAAGCTGAAGGCCGAGGTAGAGGAGTTGTCGGCGCGCCCGCACCTGACGACCGACGAAGAGCTTCACCGCCGCGAGCTGCAGAAAGAGAAGCTCGCGGAGAAGGATCGCCTGATGCGCATGCTCGGCGAAGCCCGTCGCGGGGAGGCCTCTTCGGAGGCATGA
- the ilvN gene encoding acetolactate synthase small subunit, with the protein MSTLPKHTISILVENEFGVLSRVAAMFSGRGYNIESLSVAETLDATVSRITMTVRGDASVLEQVTKQLYKMVAVMNVVDFRQGEYVDRELALVKVVFEPSTRAEVMNIVNIFRASVIDVGTSACIIEITGAQEKIDAMVRLLEPIGIKEIARTGSAALYRGERLLAPESPASAPADGAKENLG; encoded by the coding sequence ATGAGCACGCTGCCGAAGCACACCATCTCCATTCTCGTCGAGAACGAGTTCGGAGTGCTGTCGCGCGTAGCGGCGATGTTCAGCGGGCGCGGCTACAACATCGAAAGCCTGTCGGTTGCCGAGACGCTCGATGCGACGGTCTCGCGCATCACGATGACCGTGCGCGGCGACGCGTCCGTGCTCGAGCAGGTGACGAAGCAACTCTACAAGATGGTCGCCGTCATGAACGTCGTCGACTTCCGCCAGGGCGAGTACGTGGACCGCGAGCTCGCGCTGGTCAAGGTCGTCTTCGAGCCGTCCACGCGCGCCGAGGTGATGAACATCGTCAACATCTTTCGCGCCAGCGTGATCGATGTGGGCACCAGCGCCTGCATCATCGAGATCACCGGAGCGCAGGAAAAGATCGATGCGATGGTCCGCCTGCTGGAGCCGATCGGGATCAAGGAAATCGCCCGCACGGGCAGCGCGGCGCTCTACCGCGGGGAGAGACTCCTCGCACCGGAGAGCCCGGCAAGCGCGCCCGCCGACGGCGCCAAGGAGAACCTCGGATGA
- the ilvC gene encoding ketol-acid reductoisomerase gives MKIYDRNEARPENITGKTVAVIGYGSQGHAHAMNLRDSGVKVIVGLRPDGGSATKARAAGFEVLAVAEAVAKADVVMMLVPDELAGELYAAEIGPNLKKGAYFAVAHGFNIHFKKIVPPADAGVFMVAPKGPGHLVRSEFAKGMGVPCLLAVHQDGPGDTEAVALAYAAAIGGTRAAVIGTTFREETETDLFGEQAVLCGGLTELIRAGFETLVEAGYAPEMAYFECLHETKLIVDLLYEGGIANMRYSISNTAEYGDLTRGKRVVGEETRKAMKQVLAEIQSGKFADEWITEYKCGLPHFHELQKEGENHQIEKVGSKLRALMPWLQKDRLVDRARN, from the coding sequence ATGAAGATCTACGACAGGAACGAAGCCAGGCCGGAGAACATCACCGGCAAGACCGTGGCCGTGATCGGCTACGGCAGCCAGGGCCACGCCCACGCGATGAATCTTCGCGACAGCGGCGTCAAGGTGATCGTCGGGCTGCGCCCGGACGGAGGCTCGGCGACCAAGGCGCGCGCCGCCGGTTTCGAAGTGCTGGCGGTTGCCGAAGCCGTGGCCAAGGCCGACGTCGTGATGATGCTCGTTCCCGACGAGCTGGCCGGCGAGCTGTACGCCGCCGAGATCGGACCGAATCTGAAGAAGGGCGCGTACTTCGCCGTCGCGCACGGATTCAACATCCATTTCAAGAAGATCGTGCCGCCGGCCGATGCAGGCGTGTTCATGGTCGCGCCGAAGGGACCGGGCCATCTCGTGCGCAGCGAGTTCGCCAAGGGCATGGGAGTGCCGTGCCTGCTGGCGGTGCATCAGGACGGCCCAGGCGACACCGAGGCCGTCGCTCTCGCGTACGCAGCCGCCATCGGCGGGACGCGCGCGGCGGTGATCGGCACGACGTTCCGCGAAGAGACCGAGACCGACCTGTTCGGCGAGCAGGCCGTCCTGTGCGGGGGCCTCACCGAGCTGATCCGCGCCGGCTTCGAGACGCTCGTCGAGGCCGGTTACGCGCCCGAAATGGCGTACTTCGAGTGCCTGCACGAGACCAAGCTGATCGTCGACCTTCTCTACGAAGGCGGCATCGCCAACATGCGCTACTCGATCAGCAACACGGCCGAGTACGGCGACCTTACGCGCGGCAAGCGCGTGGTCGGCGAAGAGACGCGCAAGGCGATGAAGCAGGTGCTCGCCGAGATCCAGTCGGGCAAGTTCGCCGACGAGTGGATCACCGAGTACAAGTGCGGTCTTCCCCACTTTCACGAGCTTCAAAAGGAAGGCGAGAACCACCAGATCGAGAAGGTCGGCTCCAAGCTGCGCGCGCTGATGCCGTGGCTGCAAAAGGACCGGCTCGTCGATCGCGCACGCAACTGA